A section of the Fragaria vesca subsp. vesca unplaced genomic scaffold, FraVesHawaii_1.0 scf0513036, whole genome shotgun sequence genome encodes:
- the LOC101306780 gene encoding uncharacterized mitochondrial protein AtMg00810-like: protein MLDCKPIETPIEMNHNLVIYSNQVPTDKGRYQRLVGRLIYLSHTRLDIAYVVSVVSQFMHCPNEEHMDGVYRILKYLKMTLGKGLLFEKNGELEVIGYTYGDWAGEKTDRCSTSGYFTFVRGNLVTWCSKKQKVVARSSAEVEFRGMAHEVCEMF, encoded by the coding sequence ATGCTTGACTGCAAGCCTATTGAGACACCAATTGAGATGAATCACAACCTTGTCATCTATTCGAATCAAGTTCCAACTGATAAAGGAAGGTACCAACGTCTAGTAGGgagacttatttatctttctcatactaGACTTGATATTGCTTATGTTGTGAGTGTGGttagtcaatttatgcatTGTCCCAACGAAGAGCATATGGATGGAGTGTATCGTATTCTGAAGTATCTTAAGATGACACTTGGAAAAGGCTTGTTGTTTGAAAAGAATGGTGAATTGGAAGTTATAGGGTACACATATGGTGATTGGGCTGGTGAGAAGACTGACAGATGTTCTACATCTgggtattttacatttgttagAGGAAACCTTGTGACTTGGTgtagtaagaaacaaaaagtcgTTGCAAGATCAAGTGCTGAAGTAGAGTTTCGAGGTATGGCACATGAAGTTTGTGAGATGTTCTAG